The Paraburkholderia sabiae genome includes a region encoding these proteins:
- a CDS encoding glucose 1-dehydrogenase — MSKLAGKVAVVTGASKGIGAGIAKALAAQGASVVVNYSSSKAAADAVVAEITAAQGKAIAVGGDVSKAADAEGIINAAVETYGKLDILVNNSGVYELAPIEEFTEDQFHRQFNINVLGLLLTTQAALKHLKEGASIINISSVVTTITPPTSAVYSGTKGAVDAITGVLSRELGPKQIRVNAINPGIVITEGTHEAGIVGSDFETMAVSQTPLGRVGQPRDIASIAVFLASDDSGWLTGERIVASGGMR, encoded by the coding sequence ATGAGCAAGCTTGCAGGGAAAGTTGCTGTCGTCACGGGCGCATCGAAGGGCATCGGCGCGGGAATCGCGAAAGCGCTCGCCGCGCAAGGCGCTTCCGTGGTGGTCAACTACTCGAGCAGCAAAGCCGCTGCGGATGCAGTCGTCGCCGAGATTACAGCAGCGCAAGGCAAGGCGATCGCGGTTGGCGGCGATGTGTCGAAGGCGGCGGACGCAGAGGGCATCATCAATGCCGCCGTCGAAACGTATGGAAAGCTCGACATCCTCGTGAACAATTCCGGCGTCTACGAACTCGCGCCGATTGAAGAGTTCACTGAAGACCAGTTCCACCGCCAGTTCAATATCAACGTGCTCGGCCTGCTGCTCACGACGCAAGCGGCGCTCAAGCATCTGAAGGAAGGCGCGAGCATCATCAACATCAGCTCGGTCGTCACCACGATCACGCCGCCGACGAGCGCCGTCTATAGCGGCACGAAGGGCGCTGTCGACGCGATCACGGGCGTGCTGTCGCGCGAACTCGGGCCGAAACAGATTCGCGTCAACGCGATCAATCCGGGCATCGTGATCACGGAAGGCACGCACGAAGCAGGCATCGTCGGCTCCGATTTCGAAACGATGGCCGTGAGCCAGACGCCGCTGGGCCGCGTGGGTCAGCCGCGCGATATCGCGTCGATCGCGGTGTTCCTCGCTTCTGACGATTCGGGCTGGCTGACGGGCGAACGCATCGTCGCGAGCGGCGGCATGCGCTGA
- a CDS encoding CBS domain-containing protein has protein sequence MLAIDVMTPSVICAQPDMTVQEAAQRLVDSRISGMPVVDADGALVGIVSEGDLLHRVETGTETKRSRWLELFSTTRDLASTFIKEHGRKVEDVMSTTVFSVDEQTPVADIAELMETRRIKRVPVMRSGELVGIVTRGNLIRALASAPAPKQTQDGPSGSDREIADAIVAALRGKRWALPKENVIVKDGVAHLWGVIQSEEEEQALCIAALEVKGVKEARAHLSYPTVMPLM, from the coding sequence ATGTTAGCTATCGATGTGATGACGCCGTCCGTGATCTGTGCGCAACCGGACATGACCGTGCAGGAAGCCGCGCAACGCCTCGTCGACAGCAGGATCAGCGGCATGCCTGTCGTGGATGCGGACGGTGCGCTGGTGGGTATCGTCAGCGAAGGCGATTTGCTGCACCGGGTCGAGACGGGAACCGAAACGAAGCGCTCGCGCTGGCTCGAACTGTTTTCGACGACGCGCGATCTTGCGAGCACGTTCATCAAGGAACATGGGCGCAAGGTCGAGGACGTGATGAGCACGACCGTGTTTTCCGTCGACGAGCAGACGCCTGTCGCGGACATCGCCGAATTGATGGAGACGCGCCGGATCAAACGCGTGCCTGTGATGCGAAGCGGCGAACTGGTCGGCATCGTCACGCGCGGCAACCTGATTCGCGCGCTGGCGAGTGCGCCCGCGCCGAAGCAAACGCAGGACGGTCCATCAGGCAGCGACCGCGAAATCGCCGACGCTATCGTCGCTGCATTACGCGGCAAACGCTGGGCGTTGCCGAAAGAAAACGTCATCGTCAAGGACGGCGTCGCGCATCTGTGGGGCGTGATCCAGTCCGAAGAAGAAGAGCAGGCGCTCTGCATTGCCGCGCTCGAAGTGAAGGGCGTGAAGGAAGCACGCGCGCATCTGAGCTATCCGACCGTCATGCCTTTGATGTGA
- the cyoA gene encoding ubiquinol oxidase subunit II produces MVLFDPKGDIGVQEKNLILIALGLMLLVVIPVIALTLYFAWRYRESNTKAKYAPTWAHSTAIEVVVWTIPCIIVATLAVLIWKTTHSLDPYKPLESDVKPVRVEVVALNWKWLFIYPDYGVASVNQLALPVDTPVDFRLTAESLMNSFFIPQLGSQVYAMSGMQTQLHLIANSEGTYAGRSSAFSGPGFSDMDFNTVVTSRGEFDAWVAHAKASPKALDVAAYDVLQQPSRKNAVTLYSNVAPGLFDGIVYQYMRDASGRPICTTANADMYVKPARLPSHAALVSE; encoded by the coding sequence ATGGTTCTGTTCGATCCGAAAGGCGACATCGGCGTTCAGGAGAAGAACCTGATCCTGATCGCGCTCGGGCTGATGCTGCTCGTCGTGATTCCCGTGATCGCGCTGACGCTGTACTTTGCGTGGCGCTACCGCGAGTCCAACACGAAGGCGAAGTACGCGCCGACGTGGGCCCATTCGACCGCGATCGAAGTCGTCGTGTGGACGATTCCCTGCATCATCGTCGCGACCCTTGCTGTGCTGATATGGAAGACAACGCACAGCCTCGATCCATACAAGCCGCTCGAATCCGACGTGAAGCCCGTTCGCGTGGAAGTGGTCGCGCTGAACTGGAAGTGGCTGTTCATTTACCCGGACTACGGCGTGGCGTCCGTCAACCAGCTCGCGCTGCCTGTCGATACGCCTGTTGATTTCCGCTTGACGGCGGAATCGCTGATGAACTCGTTCTTCATTCCGCAACTGGGCAGCCAGGTCTACGCGATGTCCGGCATGCAGACGCAGTTGCATCTGATCGCAAACAGCGAGGGCACGTATGCGGGCCGTTCGTCGGCATTCAGCGGACCGGGCTTCTCCGATATGGACTTCAACACGGTCGTCACGAGCCGCGGCGAGTTCGATGCGTGGGTCGCACACGCAAAGGCATCGCCGAAAGCGCTCGATGTCGCCGCCTACGACGTATTGCAGCAGCCGAGCAGAAAGAACGCCGTAACGCTATATAGCAACGTGGCGCCGGGACTGTTCGACGGCATCGTCTATCAGTACATGCGCGATGCAAGCGGCCGCCCCATCTGCACGACGGCCAACGCGGACATGTACGTCAAGCCGGCACGCCTGCCTTCACACGCAGCTTTGGTATCGGAGTAG
- a CDS encoding universal stress protein, with protein sequence MSYKNILVQLDTGAHAHPRLEIALRLAHQFHAQLTGLFTTYIPDPHAFFVMAGTASYYAEHERQRNERSAALERLFHAEAARAKVEARWISAPGYANDVVPPYARLADLVIAGQADPQDPESFIADQFAEHLLMSAGRPVLLVPACGAHATLGQRVLVAWDGSREATRAIHDAMPFLSHAADVTLLTVNATRDEPPAWRIPGSDIALTIARHGVKVNVRELSADDDTAIGDVLLSQAAETGCDMIVMGAYAHSRLHELVLGGATRTVLQSMTVPVLLSH encoded by the coding sequence ATGAGTTACAAGAACATCCTCGTGCAACTCGATACGGGCGCGCATGCGCATCCGCGCCTCGAAATCGCGCTGCGTCTCGCGCATCAGTTTCATGCGCAGCTGACGGGTCTTTTCACCACGTACATTCCCGATCCGCACGCGTTCTTCGTGATGGCGGGCACCGCGTCCTATTACGCGGAGCACGAGCGTCAGCGCAACGAGCGCAGCGCAGCGCTGGAGCGCCTCTTTCATGCGGAAGCGGCGCGCGCGAAGGTCGAGGCCCGCTGGATCTCCGCGCCCGGCTATGCGAACGACGTCGTGCCGCCGTATGCGCGCCTCGCCGATCTCGTGATCGCGGGACAGGCCGATCCGCAAGACCCGGAGTCGTTCATCGCCGATCAGTTCGCCGAGCATCTGCTGATGTCGGCGGGCCGTCCGGTCCTGCTGGTGCCCGCGTGCGGCGCGCACGCGACGCTCGGGCAACGCGTGCTCGTCGCGTGGGACGGCAGCCGCGAAGCGACGCGCGCGATCCACGACGCGATGCCGTTCCTCTCGCATGCCGCCGACGTCACGCTGCTCACCGTCAACGCGACGCGCGACGAGCCGCCCGCGTGGCGCATTCCGGGCTCCGACATCGCGCTGACAATCGCGCGTCACGGCGTGAAGGTGAACGTGCGCGAACTTTCCGCCGACGACGACACCGCGATCGGCGACGTGCTGCTGTCGCAGGCGGCCGAAACGGGCTGCGACATGATCGTGATGGGCGCGTACGCGCATTCGCGTTTGCACGAACTCGTGCTCGGCGGCGCGACGCGCACCGTTCTCCAGTCGATGACCGTGCCCGTGCTGCTGTCGCATTGA
- a CDS encoding flavodoxin family protein, which translates to MSAPRRILVVYYSRSGTTQRIAELLASELGADIEAIREQGAHTARSGARGYVRSLLDALRRREVRVLAPIHDLSAYDAIVVGTPVWASRASAPAVAWLKAQRARIRHVALFCTLGGRGSKPALDQMAKAAGKAPLAVCAITAYDLRRRIDGTKRQGFGQKIRHRLAKLGQTDWVV; encoded by the coding sequence ATGTCCGCGCCACGCAGGATCCTCGTCGTCTACTACTCGCGCAGCGGCACGACGCAGCGCATCGCGGAACTGCTCGCGTCGGAACTGGGCGCCGACATCGAAGCGATCCGCGAACAAGGCGCACACACCGCGCGTTCGGGGGCGCGCGGCTACGTGCGCTCGCTGCTCGATGCGCTGCGTCGTCGCGAAGTCCGCGTACTGGCGCCCATCCACGATCTGTCCGCCTACGACGCCATCGTGGTCGGCACGCCTGTGTGGGCCAGCCGCGCGTCCGCGCCGGCCGTCGCTTGGCTGAAGGCACAGCGCGCGCGTATCCGGCATGTCGCGCTGTTCTGCACGCTCGGCGGACGCGGCAGCAAGCCGGCGCTCGATCAGATGGCGAAGGCTGCGGGCAAGGCGCCGCTGGCCGTCTGCGCGATCACGGCGTACGACTTGCGCCGGCGTATCGACGGCACCAAGCGGCAAGGGTTCGGCCAGAAGATCCGGCATCGGCTGGCGAAGCTGGGTCAGACCGACTGGGTCGTGTGA
- the fnr gene encoding fumarate/nitrate reduction transcriptional regulator Fnr has product MLATDLDRDLDTDVAATSPTVRAATVIPIHPVARADKTPQRASRCSTCAMRALCMPAELSAAELARLDAIICATRSVKRGDTLYRAGDAFHSIYAVRAGSFKTVVMHRDGREHVTGFQIAGEALGLDGVGAGQHSCDAIALEDSAVCIIPFAQLEVICREMKPMQHHIYQMMSSEIVRESSQMMLLGTMSAEQRVATFLLNLSRRFKARGFSAAEFHLRMTREEIGCYLGMKLETVSRMFSKFQRERLVDANGKTIRIVDAEGLARV; this is encoded by the coding sequence ATGCTTGCCACCGACCTCGACCGCGATCTCGACACCGACGTCGCCGCCACGAGTCCGACCGTGCGCGCGGCAACCGTCATCCCGATCCATCCCGTAGCACGCGCCGACAAGACGCCGCAGCGCGCGTCGCGCTGCTCGACATGCGCGATGCGCGCGCTGTGCATGCCCGCCGAACTGAGCGCCGCCGAACTGGCGCGGCTCGATGCGATCATCTGCGCGACGCGGTCGGTCAAACGCGGCGACACGCTGTATCGCGCGGGCGATGCGTTCCACAGCATTTACGCGGTGCGCGCGGGCTCGTTCAAGACGGTCGTGATGCATCGCGATGGACGCGAGCACGTGACGGGCTTCCAGATTGCCGGCGAGGCGCTCGGGCTCGACGGCGTCGGCGCGGGCCAGCATAGCTGCGATGCGATCGCGCTCGAAGACAGCGCCGTCTGCATCATTCCATTTGCGCAACTCGAAGTGATCTGCCGCGAGATGAAGCCGATGCAGCATCACATCTATCAGATGATGAGCAGCGAGATCGTCCGCGAATCGAGCCAGATGATGCTGCTCGGCACGATGTCGGCGGAACAGCGCGTGGCGACCTTTCTGCTGAACCTGTCGCGGCGTTTCAAGGCGCGCGGTTTCTCGGCCGCCGAATTTCATCTGCGCATGACCCGCGAGGAAATCGGCTGCTATCTCGGGATGAAGCTCGAAACCGTCAGCCGCATGTTCTCGAAGTTCCAGCGCGAGCGGCTCGTGGACGCGAACGGCAAAACGATCCGTATCGTCGACGCCGAAGGACTCGCGCGCGTCTAA
- a CDS encoding universal stress protein codes for MTNPVDLERTTDRAFQRVLLAVDGGEASLRAAQYTNALFSGRASIAAISVAQNPRTLFPLGAATQAFLSAARDELLSDARAALQRIGALFSGALETDVIDLSKRDGDTVQALLDTAAHWQADLIVMGARHHRGLLRWVEGAVSEPVTRRANSSLLLVPESCRARTDAPPQRILFALDGSANSLGALRMGLQLASADTQLRAIYVVDRAVHLFDIAPVDMLESAFHEEGRVALDLAGRIFASEGRTAETALIETHRTGDDVPHAIVRDAEQWNADLVVVGTHGRRGVARWFLGSVATRTLRLADTPVLLARVPELTQPT; via the coding sequence ATGACCAATCCAGTCGATTTGGAACGCACCACGGACCGCGCATTCCAGCGCGTGCTGCTGGCCGTCGACGGCGGCGAAGCGAGTCTGCGCGCGGCGCAATACACGAACGCGCTGTTCAGCGGCCGAGCGTCGATCGCCGCGATATCGGTTGCGCAAAATCCGCGCACGCTGTTTCCGCTCGGCGCGGCGACCCAGGCGTTTCTCTCCGCCGCACGCGACGAACTGCTCAGCGACGCTCGCGCCGCGTTGCAACGAATCGGCGCGCTGTTTTCCGGTGCGCTCGAAACGGACGTGATCGATCTGTCGAAGCGCGACGGCGACACGGTGCAGGCGCTGCTCGACACTGCTGCTCACTGGCAGGCGGACCTGATCGTGATGGGCGCACGGCATCATCGCGGGTTGCTGCGCTGGGTCGAGGGTGCCGTCTCCGAGCCCGTCACGCGGCGCGCGAACAGTTCGCTGCTGCTCGTGCCGGAAAGCTGCCGCGCCCGCACCGACGCGCCGCCGCAGCGCATCCTGTTCGCGCTCGACGGCAGCGCGAATTCGCTCGGCGCGCTGCGCATGGGCCTTCAGCTTGCATCGGCGGACACGCAGTTGCGTGCGATCTACGTCGTCGATCGCGCGGTGCATCTGTTCGATATCGCGCCCGTCGACATGCTCGAAAGCGCGTTCCACGAAGAAGGACGCGTGGCGCTCGATCTCGCCGGGCGCATCTTCGCCAGCGAGGGCCGCACGGCGGAAACCGCGCTCATCGAAACGCACAGAACAGGCGACGACGTGCCGCATGCGATCGTCCGCGACGCGGAGCAATGGAACGCCGACCTGGTCGTCGTCGGCACGCATGGACGGCGCGGTGTCGCGCGCTGGTTTCTCGGCAGCGTAGCGACGCGTACGCTAAGGCTCGCCGATACGCCCGTTCTGCTGGCGCGCGTGCCCGAGTTGACGCAGCCGACCTGA
- a CDS encoding response regulator, whose amino-acid sequence MIKVLLADDHTLVRDGLRHILQSASGFEVAGEACDSATTVALVRATDAHVLVLDLSMPGRNGIDLIRQIKDEKPALRILVLTMHAEQQYAVRAFKAGASGYMTKESASAELVGAVTKVAAGGVYVSLAMAERFAQNLNEPAEALPHQRLSDREFDVFRRIVGGQTITEIAHELSLSVKTVSTHKTRILEKMQMPNENGLVRYAIRHKLIDDEADL is encoded by the coding sequence ATGATCAAGGTTTTGCTTGCCGACGACCACACGCTCGTACGCGACGGGCTGCGCCACATCCTGCAATCCGCGAGCGGATTCGAGGTGGCGGGCGAGGCCTGCGACAGCGCGACCACCGTTGCGCTGGTCCGCGCCACCGACGCGCACGTGCTGGTGCTCGACCTGTCGATGCCCGGCCGCAACGGCATCGACCTGATCCGGCAGATCAAGGACGAAAAGCCCGCGCTGCGCATTCTCGTGCTGACCATGCATGCCGAGCAGCAATACGCGGTGCGCGCTTTCAAGGCCGGCGCGTCCGGCTACATGACAAAGGAAAGCGCGAGCGCCGAACTGGTCGGCGCCGTGACAAAGGTGGCGGCGGGCGGCGTCTATGTCAGTCTCGCGATGGCCGAGCGCTTCGCGCAGAACCTGAACGAACCCGCCGAAGCCTTGCCGCATCAACGTCTGTCGGACCGCGAATTCGACGTGTTCCGGCGGATCGTCGGCGGTCAGACGATCACCGAAATTGCCCACGAACTCTCCCTGAGCGTCAAAACCGTCAGCACGCACAAGACCCGCATCCTCGAAAAAATGCAGATGCCGAACGAAAACGGGCTCGTGCGCTATGCGATCCGCCACAAGCTGATCGACGACGAAGCCGATCTCTGA
- a CDS encoding response regulator, with the protein MDTAVSAIASKVYLVDAAVEVRRRLARLLGAIAGVEIAGEAEDGDAALEGILASDADIVVLDLRLADGTSLELIQALSRSHPAIIKIVLTNHTARAFRAACEAAGADFFFDKTSEFDAACHTVAGIARARAARP; encoded by the coding sequence ATGGATACCGCCGTGTCAGCCATTGCTTCGAAGGTCTATCTCGTCGATGCCGCCGTCGAAGTCAGACGCCGCCTCGCGCGTCTGCTCGGCGCGATCGCGGGCGTCGAAATCGCCGGCGAGGCCGAAGACGGCGACGCCGCGCTGGAAGGCATTCTTGCCAGCGACGCGGACATCGTCGTGCTCGACCTGCGCCTCGCCGATGGGACCAGCCTCGAACTGATCCAGGCGCTGTCGCGCAGCCATCCCGCCATCATCAAGATCGTGCTGACGAACCACACGGCGCGCGCGTTCCGTGCTGCCTGCGAGGCAGCGGGCGCCGATTTCTTCTTCGACAAGACATCTGAATTCGATGCGGCCTGCCACACGGTCGCAGGCATCGCACGCGCGCGCGCCGCGCGCCCGTGA
- a CDS encoding universal stress protein has translation MYKKILVAVDGSHTSKQAVQEAVKMASLTSGTVHAVFIVDTSPLFSYAGYFDPVVLTDALRADGRIALEDVQVVCKQSGVACETELVETEQLNDDVAQALQRCAEKTGAELVVLGTHGRRGVKRLVLGSVAERFVRMSQCPVLLVRGSEPQEEA, from the coding sequence ATGTACAAGAAAATCCTCGTGGCCGTGGACGGCAGTCACACGTCGAAGCAGGCGGTTCAGGAAGCCGTGAAAATGGCCTCGCTGACGAGCGGGACGGTGCATGCCGTCTTTATCGTCGATACGTCGCCGCTCTTCAGCTATGCCGGATACTTCGACCCCGTCGTGTTGACGGACGCATTGCGTGCCGACGGACGTATCGCACTGGAAGATGTGCAGGTTGTTTGCAAACAGTCGGGTGTCGCGTGCGAGACCGAACTCGTCGAAACGGAGCAACTGAACGACGATGTCGCGCAGGCGCTGCAACGCTGCGCCGAAAAGACAGGCGCGGAACTCGTCGTGCTCGGCACGCATGGACGGCGCGGCGTCAAGCGGCTCGTGCTCGGCAGCGTCGCGGAGCGCTTCGTGCGGATGTCGCAATGTCCCGTGCTGCTGGTGCGCGGCAGCGAGCCGCAGGAAGAGGCCTGA
- a CDS encoding universal stress protein, translating to MSYKTLLVHIDDSRRSDTRVALALELAQRWDAHLIGLYVVCQDLFRPIFRQDKTLSFAQIEAQEADRREKAENAFLAAAERAGRSAEWRAPPGPALDVAMLHARHADLLVLGQEDPNDPTSFVAPHFVGDLVLGAGRPALVLPYAGEVRTLGENVLVAWDGSREAARAAADALPLLQRARHVGIEIVRGYVHGQHPDEAPEGIDVAAWLDAHGVRAAFSTTPHTVGVGAGATLLNRASDLHADLLVMGAYGHARARERVFGGVTRTMLESMTVPVLMSH from the coding sequence ATGAGCTACAAGACCCTGCTCGTCCATATCGACGATAGCCGCCGAAGCGACACGCGCGTCGCACTCGCGCTCGAACTCGCGCAGCGCTGGGATGCGCATCTGATTGGCCTGTACGTCGTTTGCCAGGATCTGTTCCGGCCCATCTTCCGGCAGGACAAAACGCTATCGTTCGCGCAGATCGAAGCGCAGGAAGCGGATCGCCGCGAGAAGGCGGAGAACGCGTTCCTTGCCGCCGCCGAGCGCGCGGGACGCAGCGCCGAGTGGCGCGCGCCGCCCGGACCCGCGCTCGACGTCGCGATGCTGCATGCGCGGCACGCCGATCTGCTCGTGCTAGGCCAGGAAGATCCGAACGATCCCACCTCGTTCGTCGCGCCGCATTTCGTCGGCGATCTGGTGCTGGGCGCGGGCCGCCCCGCGCTCGTCCTGCCGTATGCGGGCGAGGTGCGCACGCTCGGTGAAAACGTGCTGGTCGCGTGGGACGGCAGCCGTGAAGCGGCGCGCGCCGCCGCCGACGCGCTGCCCTTGTTGCAACGGGCGCGCCATGTCGGCATCGAAATCGTGCGCGGGTATGTGCATGGACAGCATCCCGACGAAGCGCCCGAAGGCATCGACGTCGCCGCGTGGCTCGACGCGCATGGCGTGCGCGCCGCGTTCTCGACGACGCCGCATACCGTCGGCGTCGGCGCGGGCGCGACGCTGCTCAATCGCGCATCGGACCTGCACGCGGATCTGCTGGTGATGGGCGCGTACGGCCATGCTCGCGCGCGAGAACGCGTGTTCGGCGGCGTCACGCGCACCATGCTCGAATCGATGACGGTGCCCGTGCTGATGTCGCATTGA
- a CDS encoding zinc-dependent alcohol dehydrogenase family protein yields the protein MKALVYHGPGEKSLDERPMPELAAPTDAIVRMTRTTICGTDLHILKGDVPTCEPGRVLGHEGVGVVHRLGSAVSGLAVGDHVLVSCISSCGQCDYCRRGMYSHCTTGGWILGNRIDGTQAEYVRTPHAQTSLYRIPAGLDEEALVMLSDILPTGFECGVLNGKVQPGSTVAIVGAGPIGLASLLTAQFYSPAQIIMIDPDPNRLEVAQRFGATACIDNRHEDAVAQVMALTESTGVDCAIEAVGVPATFELCEALIAPGGTIANVGVHGVKCDLHIEKLWDRNISITTRLVDTVSTPMLLKTVRAGRLDPKQLITHRFALDDMLAAYETFSHAASTHALKVLIEVS from the coding sequence ATGAAAGCACTCGTTTATCACGGTCCCGGCGAGAAGTCGCTCGACGAACGTCCGATGCCCGAACTCGCCGCGCCGACGGATGCCATCGTCCGCATGACGCGGACGACCATTTGCGGCACCGACCTGCACATCCTCAAGGGCGACGTGCCGACCTGCGAACCGGGGCGCGTCCTCGGTCATGAGGGCGTGGGCGTCGTGCACCGTCTTGGCAGCGCGGTCAGCGGCCTTGCCGTCGGCGATCACGTGCTGGTGTCGTGCATCTCGTCGTGCGGGCAGTGCGACTATTGCCGGCGCGGCATGTACTCGCATTGCACGACGGGCGGATGGATTCTCGGCAATCGGATCGACGGCACGCAGGCCGAATACGTGCGCACTCCGCATGCGCAGACGAGTCTTTACCGCATTCCCGCCGGCCTCGACGAAGAGGCGCTCGTGATGCTCTCCGACATCCTGCCGACAGGCTTCGAATGCGGCGTGCTCAACGGCAAGGTTCAGCCGGGCAGCACGGTGGCCATCGTCGGCGCGGGGCCGATCGGGCTCGCGTCGCTGCTGACGGCGCAGTTCTATTCGCCCGCGCAGATCATCATGATCGATCCCGACCCGAACCGGCTCGAAGTCGCGCAGCGTTTCGGCGCGACGGCCTGCATCGACAATCGTCACGAAGACGCCGTCGCGCAAGTCATGGCGCTGACGGAGTCGACGGGCGTGGACTGCGCGATCGAAGCCGTAGGCGTGCCCGCGACGTTCGAACTGTGCGAAGCGTTGATCGCGCCGGGCGGCACGATCGCGAATGTCGGCGTGCACGGCGTGAAGTGCGATCTGCACATCGAAAAGCTGTGGGACCGCAACATCTCGATCACAACACGTCTTGTCGATACCGTCAGCACGCCGATGCTGCTGAAAACCGTGCGCGCCGGGCGGCTCGATCCGAAGCAGCTGATCACGCATCGCTTCGCGCTCGACGACATGCTCGCGGCGTACGAAACGTTTTCCCATGCGGCAAGCACGCATGCGCTGAAGGTGCTGATCGAGGTTTCCTGA
- a CDS encoding aminotransferase-like domain-containing protein, translating to MPVSSPSRKRAARRPDWITGFTENGKARYLQIVDLIERAVADGRLNPGDRLPPQRKLAEMIGVDLTTVTRGFAEAHRRNLIESRGPLGTFIAPPKATFMQQIDLSMNIPPSPADLDLAVLLRRGLSQVLVRSDIDLLMTYQLGGGSDTDRQAGAAWLKPILGRVDPSRVIVTPGAHSALAALILALTKPNAPIFTEQLIYPGLPLIARQLGRTLDVIDCDEHGMRPDALDAACTRANGGLIYLNPTIRNPTAQTMPAERRKDLLAVAARHDIPVVEDDPYWLFADDAPAPLATLAPQQVYYLSTLSKCISPGLRAAFLVLPAAGAQETFLKALRSLSLMSPPLTTSLVTQWILDGTATEVLAGILKESRERLLAANQILSTVSMAAASGAIHVWQPLPAHWAAQSLAAAARTEGLVVAPSSAFCLDGNVPNAIRISLGGCARRTELTSALRKLAALVERKPSDEDRLLI from the coding sequence ATGCCTGTTTCATCACCTTCACGCAAGCGTGCCGCGCGACGGCCCGACTGGATCACCGGCTTCACCGAGAACGGCAAGGCGCGCTATCTGCAGATCGTCGATCTGATCGAACGCGCCGTCGCGGACGGCAGGCTGAACCCCGGCGACCGTCTGCCGCCCCAGCGCAAGCTCGCGGAGATGATCGGCGTCGATCTGACTACGGTCACGCGCGGTTTTGCCGAAGCACATCGACGCAACCTGATCGAATCGCGCGGACCGCTCGGTACGTTCATCGCGCCGCCCAAGGCGACGTTCATGCAGCAGATCGACCTGAGCATGAACATTCCGCCTTCCCCCGCCGATCTCGATCTTGCCGTGTTGCTCAGGCGCGGGCTGTCGCAGGTGCTCGTGCGCAGCGACATCGATCTGCTGATGACGTATCAGCTGGGCGGCGGCAGCGACACGGACCGTCAGGCGGGCGCGGCATGGCTAAAGCCCATTCTCGGGCGCGTGGACCCGTCGCGCGTGATCGTGACGCCGGGTGCGCACTCGGCACTCGCCGCGCTGATTCTTGCGCTCACGAAGCCGAACGCGCCCATCTTCACCGAGCAACTCATTTATCCGGGTCTGCCGCTGATCGCGCGGCAACTGGGGCGCACGCTGGACGTGATCGACTGCGACGAACACGGCATGCGGCCTGACGCGCTCGACGCGGCCTGCACGCGTGCGAACGGCGGGCTCATCTATCTGAACCCGACCATTCGCAACCCGACCGCGCAAACGATGCCCGCAGAGCGTCGCAAGGATCTGCTCGCCGTCGCGGCGCGCCATGACATTCCCGTGGTCGAGGACGATCCGTACTGGCTTTTCGCCGACGACGCACCCGCGCCGCTTGCGACGCTCGCGCCGCAGCAGGTGTATTACCTGTCGACGTTGTCCAAGTGCATCTCGCCCGGCTTGCGCGCGGCGTTTCTCGTGCTGCCTGCTGCCGGCGCGCAAGAAACGTTCTTGAAGGCGCTGCGCTCGCTCTCGCTGATGTCGCCGCCACTGACCACCTCACTGGTCACGCAATGGATACTCGACGGCACCGCGACGGAAGTGCTGGCGGGCATTCTGAAGGAATCGCGGGAACGTCTGCTGGCAGCGAATCAGATACTGTCGACGGTCAGCATGGCGGCGGCGAGCGGCGCGATTCACGTGTGGCAGCCGTTGCCCGCGCATTGGGCCGCGCAAAGCCTCGCGGCAGCGGCGCGCACGGAAGGTCTCGTCGTTGCGCCCTCTTCCGCGTTTTGCCTGGACGGTAACGTGCCGAACGCGATCCGCATCTCGCTCGGCGGCTGCGCACGGCGCACGGAATTGACGTCGGCGTTGCGCAAACTCGCGGCACTGGTCGAACGCAAGCCGTCGGATGAAGACCGCTTGCTGATCTAG